ATGCTGCTCACGTTGGCCCAGTGCATGGCCGAGAGGTAGATGTGGCCGGCGGGGATGATGACGTCGGCGCGGTCGGGGTTGAGCATGGCCACGTTCACGCGCTCCTCCATAGTGAGGCTAGCGAGGCGGGCCAGGATGGTTTCGAGGCTGCGGCGAGCTACGGCTTTGTTGGGCGCGGCCGGCGACATGGTGTAGAGCTTGTTGATGTTACCGCCCGTGCCGATGGCGCGGGTGACGTGGTAGCGGCGGGCATTTTCGCGCACCCAGGCCTCCATGCGGGCCCAGAGGTCGTCCTGGGCGCCGGTGCTGGGGCCCCCGCTTTCTTCCTGCTGCATCCGGCGGATAGAGCCGATTTCGAACGACTGCGCGGCCACCTTACGGCGGTCGTGGTAAATGTTGAACTCAGTGCTGCCGCCACCTACATCGATGTGCAAATAGTGCTTGTTGTCTTCCAGCAGGTGCTCGATGACGCGGTTGATGTAAAAGGCTTCGTCTTGGCCGTCAATCACCTGGATGTGCAGGCCTAGCTCTTCACGCACGCGGGTGGCGATGGCTGCGCCGTTGGTGGCGCCGCGCATGGCCGAAGTAGCGCAGATGAGGTGGTGGGCTACTTCGTGCACCTCCATTAACAGCTTGAGCGAGTGCAGGAACTTGACGAACTTCTCTTCCTTGCGGGGCGAAATCTGGCCGGTGGCGAAAACGTCTTCACCGAGCCGCATAGGGTAACGCACGTACTCGACGCGCTTGAGCCGAAACTTGCCTTCGTAGTTGAGCACGGCCGAAATCTGGCACCGCACCGCGTTGGAGCCGATGTCGATAACGGCCAGTTTGCAAAGCGGAAACTCCACAGGCAAAAAAATTGGGTGATTGGAAGCGGGCAAAGGTAGCGCGGGCTGGCTAACCCCGGCTGTGCCCGTGCAACGGAAGCTACGGGGCCCCCAGCTCGGCCAACACCTCGGGCACGCCCGTGCTGGCTGGGGCCACTACGTAGCGCACGCCGCGCCGGCCGGCCGGCGGCTGGTGCGGGTCGATGACAAACACCGGGCATGCAGCCGGGGCGTAGTGCAGCAGCCCCGCAGCGGGGTACACTTGCAGCGAGGTGCCCACCACGAGCAGCGCGTCGGCGGTGGCCACGGTTTCGGCCGCTTCCTCGATGGCGGGCACCATCTCGCCAAACCACACGATGTGCGGCCGTAGCTGGGCGCCATCGGGGCCCAAATCGCCGAGCTTAATGTCATCGGGGCAATCGTACACCGTGGTTTCGTCGGCCACGGTGCGCATCTGGTTCAGCATGCCGTGCAGGTGCAGCACGTCCGTCGAGCCGGCGCGCTCGTGCAGGTCGTCCACGTTCTGGGTGATGATGCTCACGCGCCAGCCGGGGTGCGCCTCGAAGCCCGCCAGGGCCCTATGCGCGGCGTTGGGCTGCACTTCCTTGGCCTGCCGCCGCCGCTGGTTATAGAAATCGAGTACCAGCGCGGGGTCGCGGGCAAAGCCTTCGGGCGAGGCCACGTCCTCCACGCGGTGGTCTTCCCACAGCCCATTGGTGTCGCGAAAAGTGCGGATGCCGGACTCGGCGGAAACGCCGGCGCCAGTAAGAACGACGAGGTGTTGCATTGGAAAAATGGTTGAGTAAATAATAGGGTACTTGGTAAAGCAAGGCGCAAGAACCACGGGCTGAAGGTAGATGCCGGGCCCATGCGCAATAGCTCGAACTTTGGCTTTAGTTAAAGATTTGATAACGAATGTAATAAATGCTGAAATTCCGCATTCAGCGATTGACAGGGCTGTTTGTCCAGTAAAGCTTCCACCATGTTAGGCAATTTATCCAGTTTTCTTTTGCAGGTCAATGACCATGCAAAGGCAATAACACAGTTCAGAAAGCCTGTCCGGTAGTCCCAACTGCCCAGCAGGATGATGTGGGTTGTACCTTTCCGGCGCTGCTCTTCGCTTCTCAAGCCCCGCTGTCTCTACCCTATGCACGCGTTTCTTCAGCACATTGCGCAGTTTACCACGCCCTCGCCGCCACTAGTGGAGGAATTGCGCCAGCGGGCGCAGCACCACCACTTCGGCAAGCACGAGCTGCTTCACGCGGCCGACACTGTGTGCCGGCGCACCTACTGGATTGAGCAGGGGCTCGTGCGTATTTATTTTGATAAGGATGGTAAACTCGTGACCGATGGCTTTGCAGCAGAAAACGCGTGGATGACCTCGGCCTACAGCTTCATGCGGGGCGAGCCCGACGCTTACGCCATCGCGGCCATCGAGCCCACGGAAGCCTACTCGCTGGGGCTGGACGATTTGCTTTACCTATTCGACCGATTTCACGAGATGGAACGCTTCGGGCGCGTTATTATGAGCGCGCAGTTTATCGAGCAGTCGGAACGACTGAATTCGCTGCGCTTCACCTCGCCGGCCGAGAAGTATCAGCACTTCTGCGCCCACTACCGGCCAATTCTGGGCCGCCTGCCGCTGGGCATGGTTGCCTCGTACCTGGGCATCACCCCAGAAACGCTCAGCCGGGTTCGAGCGAAGGGCTAGCCAAAGCGAGCTGGCAACCAACAGCCCGCACCGCATTTCTTGATTGCAATCAAGTAGCCTGGGCCTCTCCGGGCAGCACCTTTGCCCCATGCTTTCTCTTCGTTTTGCTGGGCGCCGTTGGCTGGCCTGGCTCCTGCTTATTGGGCCGCTCGGGGCCCTGGAATACCTGCTAAGCGAGCACCCTGGCTGGGAGCTGTTGGCCTGGGCGACCCCCCTGCTATGGCTCGTGTTGTTTCACCAGGCGCGGCCTTGGGTGGCCTACGCCGTGGGGGTGCTGGGTCTCACCCTTGTTTACAGCACCCAGCACACTGTCAACAACTTAACCGGGGCAGCCTTTCACCTGACCAATCTCGCTTTTGCGGCTGCCTACCTCCTTCCCTTTTTGCTGCGCCAGGGGATGGCAAGCCGCGTGCCCCCGGCGGCCCGCTGGCTGCTGCTGCCCCTGGCGGCGGTCAGCGCCGAGTACGTGCTGGCGCTGGGGCCCAACGGCACCTGGGGCTCGGTGGGGTACTCGCAGGGCAACCTGTACCTCTTGCAGCTGACGGCCTGGACGGGTATTTATGGCGTGACGTTTGTGCTGTACGCCACCGCCAGCCTGCTGTTCGCGGCCGGGCAGCAGCGGCGGGCCGGCCAGCACGGCGGGTGGCCGGTGGGGGTGGCGCTGGGGCTGCTCGCCATGTGCCTGGGCGGGGGATGGCTGCGGGTGCGGCAGCAGGCACCGGCGCGGGCGGGCGTGCGCGTGCTGGGCCTCACATTTCAGGACGCCCGCTCGTGGCCTTGGTTTCGAGACGTGGTAGGAAACCGGCACCTGACGCTGCGCCTTGACAGCGCGCTTATCCGGCAAAAGGCCGCGGCGGCGCACCGCTATTACCTGGCCCAGACCCGGCAGTACGCGCAGCGGTACCGGCCTCAGTGGGCCATCTGGAACGAGGCGGCCTTGGTCGTGTACCGGCCCGACTCTGCCGCATTTGCCACCCGCAACGCCATCTTCGCCGCCGCCAACGGCCTGTACCTGGGCGTCACCTATTTCCTGGTGGACCAAGGATTCCCGGCCCGGCCCGGTACCAACCACCTGACTATCTTCTCCCCGCGGGGGCTCGTCGTTTACGACTACATGAAGAACAAGCCGGTTAGCGGGCGAGAGCCGGCCGTGGGTGCGCAGCAGCCGCCCACCGTATTTCGGGTGGGGGCCGTGGCCTACGCAGGGGCCATCTGCGCGGATTTTGACTACCCCAGCCTTATCCGGCAGGCCGGGGCCGCCGACATCGTGTTTGCGCCGGCGGCTGACTGGCCCGGCATTGGGGATCTGCACGCCCGCATGGCGGCAGCACGGGCCCTGGAAAACGGTTTCGCGCTGTTTCGCATCACGGGCCAGGGCAAAAGCAGCCTGACTACGGCTTACGGCGAAGAGGTGCGCAGCCAGTACCACCTGCTGCCCAGCGTGCAGGCGTTCGTGGCCACCGTGCCGGTGCAAAAGGTGTGGACGCCCTACCGGGCCTGGGGCGACTGGTTTGCCTGGCTTTGCCTGGGCAGCTTGTTTTGGCTAGCCGTAGTGGGCCGCTGGCGGCAGGGTGGCCGGTATTGAGCGGCTAAAAAGCCTTTCGAGTTGCGTTGTGGGGCCCCTAGCGGTGCCTAAACAAAAAGAAGACCCGCCGCAGGCGGGTCTTCTTTTAAATAATAATAGGGTGGGCGAGCAGCTACTTGGCTACCGCTGCTTTTTTCGCGGCTGGCTTCTTGGCCGCGGCTGGTTTCTTGGCCGCCGCGGCAGTAGTGGCCTTGGCTTTGGCCGTCGAGGCCTTCTTTGCCGCGGGCTTTTTGGCGGCGGCCGGCTTTTTCTTGGCTGGCTCGTCGGTTTTGTCCTCCTTCGCGGGGGCCGCCTTCTTGCCGAAGCGGCCGCCCTTGGCGGGCTTGTCGGGCGTGGCCTCGGCCAGCTCCAGGCAGCGCTCCAGCGTCAGGTCGGTGGGCTCTTCGCCCTTCGGAATCTTCACGTTCTTCTTGCCCGCCACAATGTAGGGCCCAAAGCGCCCGTTGAGCACTTGAATGTCCGGATTTTCGGGGAAGGCCTTGATAAGGCGCTCGGCGTCGGTTTTGCGCTTGTTCTCAATCAGCGCCACGGCTTCCTCGGCGTTGATGGTGTGCGGGTCCTGCTCCTTGGTGAGGGAGAAAAACTTGCTGTCGTGGCGCACGTAGGGCCCGAAGCGGCCCAGGTTGGCCGTCATGTCCTTGTCCTCGAACTGCCCCACGATGCGCGGCAGCTTGAACAGCTCCAGGGCGTCCTCCAGGGTCAGGTTCTCGATGAACTGGCCTTTGCGCAGGTTGGCGTACGCGGGCTTTACTTCGCCGTCGGGGTCGCCCAGGGCCACGTAGGGGCCGTATTTGCCCAGGCGGGCGGTTATTTTCTCGCCCGTTTCGGGGTGCACGCCCAGCTCGCGGGTGCTGCCCAAGGTGCTGCGCTCAATGTCCTGCCCGGCCTCGATGGTCGCGTGGAACTTGTCGTAGAAGCCGGTCAGCATCTTCGTCCAATCCTCGTGGCCGTTGGCAATCTGGTCGAACTCGTCCTCCACCTTGGCCGTGAACTGAAAGTCCACCACCGTGGGGAAGTGCGCCACCAGGAAGTCGTTGACCACCATGGCGGTGTCCGTCGGGAACAGCTTGGCTTTCTCCGCGCCGTAGTTCTCGGTCTTGACTTCCGTTTGCACCTCGGGGCCCTCCAGCGTTAGCACGTGGAACTTGCGCTCCTTGCCCTCGCGGGTGTCTTTTTCCACGTAGCCGCGCTTTTGCACTGTGCTGATGGTAGGGGCGTAGGTGGAAGGCCGGCCAATGCCCAGCTCTTCCAATTTCTTCACCAGCGAAGCTTCCGTGTAGCGGGCCGGCGGAGCCGAAAACCGCTCCGTGGCGCTGAGGCGCTGCAAGGGCAGGGCCTGGCCCACGCTCAGGGGCGGCAAGCCACGCGAGAAGCTGCTTTCGCCGTCCTTGGTTGCGTCGTCCTCGTCCTCGTCGTCCTTGCTTTCGGCATATACTTTTAGGAAACCTTCGAACGTAATCACCTCGCCCGTAGCCGAGAGCGTGGTGCCCGGCTGCGTGCTGATGCCAATCACGGCCGTGGTGCGCTCAATCACGGCCTCCGCCATCTGCGAAGCCAGGGCCCGCTTGCGAATCAGGTCGTAGAGGCGCTGCTCCGAGGCGTCGGCCCCGGCCTTCGCGGCTCCGAAATCGGTGGGGCGAATGGCTTCGTGGGCCTCCTGGGCCGAGGCCGACTTGGTTTTGAACGTGCGGTGGTGGTGGTATTCGGCGCCGTATGCCGCCGTAATGGCCGCCTGGGCCCCCACCTGCGCGTCCTGCGACAGGTTCACCGAGTCGGTCCGCATGTAGCTGATTTTGCCAGCTTCGTACAGCTTCTGGGCCACGCTCATGGTTTGGGCCACCGAGTAGCCCAGCTTGCGCGAAGCCTCCTGCTGAAGTGTGCTCGTGGTGAACGGCGCCGCTGGGCTGCGCTTGCCGGGCTTTTTGTCGAGGCTCTCGATCTTGTAGGTGGCCCCCACGCAATTGCCCAGGAAGGCTTCGGCCTCGGCGCGGGTTTTGAAGCGCGTGGGCAGCTCGGCTTCCAGCACGGCCCCGCGGCCGGCGTCGAAGCGGGCCACCACGCGGTAGGCACTGGCGCTGAGGAAGTGGCTGATTTCGCGCTCGCGCTCCACCACCAGGCGCACGGCCACGCTCTGCACGCGGCCGGCGCTCAGGCCGGGCTTCACCTTTTTCCAGAGCACGGGGCTCAGCTCGAAGCCCACCAAGCGGTCGAGCACGCGGCGGGCTTGCTGGGCGTTCACCAGGTTCTGGTCTACCTCGCGCGGGTTGTCAATGGCCCCCAGGATGGCATTCTTGGTGATTTCGCGGAACACAATGCGCCGGGTTTTGGCCGGCGCCAAGTTCAGCGTTTCGGCCAAGTGCCAGGAAATGGCTTCGCCCTCGCGGTCGTCGTCACTCGCCAACCACACGGTTTCGGCTTCTTTAGACAGCTTCTTTAGTTGCGCTATCAGCTCTTTTTTATCGGCCGATACCACATAAGTGGGCTTGAAGCCGTTGGCGATATCAATGGCATTGTTGTCTTTGGGCAAATCGCGCACGTGGCCGTAGCTGGAGCGCACCACGAAGTCCTGGCCCAGGTAGCCTTCAATGGTTTTGGCCTTGGCCGGTGATTCGACAATAACTAAATTCTTAACCATAAAGTGGAAAGGAGTAGAGTGCGAGCATATGGATGGGGTAGACGTAACGCAAAAACGGTAGCCGAAGGTTAGAAGATTACAAGTATAGGGCGTAAAGATGCCGCAATAATCCCATCCGGGGCCCCGTGCCTTCACAACAACCCCGCCGTTATCCCGGTTTCGGCCCCGCCTCGCCCGGCCTATCTTTGCAAACACGGCCCGGAGGGGCGACCTTCGCCCGCCCCTCGGCCTCTTCCTCCCCACGCTATATCTACCATCTCCTTATGGCTTCCCCTAGAACTCCGCAACCCAAGCCCCGGCGGGCCCCCGCCGCCGCCGCCGCGGAGGAGGCCCCCGCCGCTGCGACGCACGATGGCTCGCGGACGACCAACGACCTGACCCGCAAGCGCGGCAGCTCGCGCGGCTCCGTCGACACCCAGGACCCGGGCTACGTCAACGACCAGCTCAACCGGGTGCTCTACGCACTCGATGCCTTTAAAAAAGGCGATGTGAGCGTGCGCCTGACCAAGCAGAACGACGATATTTTCTCGGAAATCGCCGAGGCCTACAACTCCATGGTGGCCATGATCGGCGGCGTGGGGGGCGAGGTGTCGCGCATCAGCAAGGTGGCTGGCGTAGAAGGTAACCTCAAGGCCCGCGCCTCGGCCGACGGGGCCTCGGGCTTCTGGCGCGACATGATCAACAACATCAACGGCTTGGTCGACAGCATCGCGGTGCCGGTGCTGGAAGTGGGCAAGGTGTTGAAAAACATCAGCCGCGGCAACCTCGACGAAAGCTTTCAAATTCCGGTGTCGGGCGACTTCAAAGTGATGGCCGAAACCATCAACAAGACGATTGACAACCTGAACGTGTTTGCCTCCGAGGTGAGCCGCGTGGCCCAGGACGTGGGCACCGAGGGTCGCCTGGGTGGCCAGGCCGTGGTGCCCAACGCCGGCGGGGTGTGGAAGGAGCTGACGGACAACGTAAACACGATGGCCTCGAACCTGACGAGCCAAGTGCGCGACATCGCCAACGTGGCCACGGCCGTGGCCCGCGGCGACCTCAGCCAGAAAGTGACCGTGGAGCTGAAGGGCGAATTGCTCCAACTCAAGCAGAACCTCAACGGCATGGTGGACTCGCTGAACCTGTTTGCCGGCGAGGTGAGCCGCGTGGCCCAGGACGTGGGCACCGAGGGCCAGCTTGGGGGCCAGGCCCTGGTGCCCGGCGTAAGCGGCGTGTGGAAGGGCCTGACGGACAACGTGAACAATATGGCGGCGAACCTGACGAGCCAAGTGCGCGACATCGCCAACGTGGCCACGGCCGTGGCCCGCGGCGACCTCAGCCAGAAGATGACGGTGAACGTGAAGGGCGAAATCCTGGAGCTGAAAAACATCCTCAACCAGATGGTGGACTCGCTGAACGTGTTCGGCGACGAGGTGACCCGCGTGGCGCGCGAGGTGGGCACCGAGGGCAAGCTCGGCGGCCAGGCCGTGGTACCCCGGGCGGCCGGCACCTGGAAGGAGCTGACGGACAACGTGAACACGATGGCGGCGAACCTGACGAGCCAAGTGCGCGACATTGCCAACGTGGCCACGGCCGTGGCCCGCGGCGACCTGAGCCAGAAGATGACGGTGGACGCGCAGGGCGAGATTTTGGACCTGAAGAACATCCTGAGCCAGATGGTGGACTCGCTCAACATCTTCGCCGGCGAAGTGACCCGCGTGGCGCGCGAAGTGGGCACCGAGGGCATTTTGGGTGGCCAAGCCAACGTGCCCCGCGTGGGCGGGGTGTGGAAGGAGCTGACGGACAACGTGAACACGATGGCCTCGAACCTGACGAGCCAGGTGCGCGACATTGCCAACGTGGCCACCGCCGTGGCCCGCGGCGATTTGAGCCAGAAAATCACGGTGAACGTAAAGGGCGAGCTGTTGCAGCTCAAGGAGAACCTCAACCAGATGGTGGACTCGCTGAACGTGTTCGGCGACGAGGTGACGCGGGTGGCGCGCGAGGTGGGCACCGAGGGCAAACTCGGCGGCCAAGCCAGCGTACCCGGCGTGCGCGGTACCTGGAAAGACTTGACGGACAACGTGAACACGATGGCGGCGAACCTGACTTCTCAGGTGCGCGACATCGCCAACGTGGCCACGGCCGTGGCCCGGGGCGACTTGAGCCAGAAGATGACGGTGGACGCGCAGGGCGAGATTTTGGACCTGAAGAACATCCTGAGCCAGATGGTGGACTCGCTCAACATCTTCG
This genomic stretch from Hymenobacter sp. PAMC 26628 harbors:
- the topA gene encoding type I DNA topoisomerase, encoding MVKNLVIVESPAKAKTIEGYLGQDFVVRSSYGHVRDLPKDNNAIDIANGFKPTYVVSADKKELIAQLKKLSKEAETVWLASDDDREGEAISWHLAETLNLAPAKTRRIVFREITKNAILGAIDNPREVDQNLVNAQQARRVLDRLVGFELSPVLWKKVKPGLSAGRVQSVAVRLVVEREREISHFLSASAYRVVARFDAGRGAVLEAELPTRFKTRAEAEAFLGNCVGATYKIESLDKKPGKRSPAAPFTTSTLQQEASRKLGYSVAQTMSVAQKLYEAGKISYMRTDSVNLSQDAQVGAQAAITAAYGAEYHHHRTFKTKSASAQEAHEAIRPTDFGAAKAGADASEQRLYDLIRKRALASQMAEAVIERTTAVIGISTQPGTTLSATGEVITFEGFLKVYAESKDDEDEDDATKDGESSFSRGLPPLSVGQALPLQRLSATERFSAPPARYTEASLVKKLEELGIGRPSTYAPTISTVQKRGYVEKDTREGKERKFHVLTLEGPEVQTEVKTENYGAEKAKLFPTDTAMVVNDFLVAHFPTVVDFQFTAKVEDEFDQIANGHEDWTKMLTGFYDKFHATIEAGQDIERSTLGSTRELGVHPETGEKITARLGKYGPYVALGDPDGEVKPAYANLRKGQFIENLTLEDALELFKLPRIVGQFEDKDMTANLGRFGPYVRHDSKFFSLTKEQDPHTINAEEAVALIENKRKTDAERLIKAFPENPDIQVLNGRFGPYIVAGKKNVKIPKGEEPTDLTLERCLELAEATPDKPAKGGRFGKKAAPAKEDKTDEPAKKKPAAAKKPAAKKASTAKAKATTAAAAKKPAAAKKPAAKKAAVAK
- a CDS encoding Crp/Fnr family transcriptional regulator, whose product is MHAFLQHIAQFTTPSPPLVEELRQRAQHHHFGKHELLHAADTVCRRTYWIEQGLVRIYFDKDGKLVTDGFAAENAWMTSAYSFMRGEPDAYAIAAIEPTEAYSLGLDDLLYLFDRFHEMERFGRVIMSAQFIEQSERLNSLRFTSPAEKYQHFCAHYRPILGRLPLGMVASYLGITPETLSRVRAKG
- a CDS encoding methyl-accepting chemotaxis protein, which produces MASPRTPQPKPRRAPAAAAAEEAPAAATHDGSRTTNDLTRKRGSSRGSVDTQDPGYVNDQLNRVLYALDAFKKGDVSVRLTKQNDDIFSEIAEAYNSMVAMIGGVGGEVSRISKVAGVEGNLKARASADGASGFWRDMINNINGLVDSIAVPVLEVGKVLKNISRGNLDESFQIPVSGDFKVMAETINKTIDNLNVFASEVSRVAQDVGTEGRLGGQAVVPNAGGVWKELTDNVNTMASNLTSQVRDIANVATAVARGDLSQKVTVELKGELLQLKQNLNGMVDSLNLFAGEVSRVAQDVGTEGQLGGQALVPGVSGVWKGLTDNVNNMAANLTSQVRDIANVATAVARGDLSQKMTVNVKGEILELKNILNQMVDSLNVFGDEVTRVAREVGTEGKLGGQAVVPRAAGTWKELTDNVNTMAANLTSQVRDIANVATAVARGDLSQKMTVDAQGEILDLKNILSQMVDSLNIFAGEVTRVAREVGTEGILGGQANVPRVGGVWKELTDNVNTMASNLTSQVRDIANVATAVARGDLSQKITVNVKGELLQLKENLNQMVDSLNVFGDEVTRVAREVGTEGKLGGQASVPGVRGTWKDLTDNVNTMAANLTSQVRDIANVATAVARGDLSQKMTVDAQGEILDLKNILSQMVDSLNIFAGEVTRVAREVGTEGQLGGQANVPNVSGTWKDLTDNVNVMAANLTTQVRGIVAVVTAVSQGDLTRKLTLEAAGEVADLAATINRMVDDLNRLASEVSRVARVAGAEGKLTERATVTDVSGSWKELVDTLNALLEAIALPVLEVSRVVRAISEGDFTQQVEVQTAGDLETMSSALNLAVVSVNDLLSEINDSAQVVGTSSEEMVEKGQAMSSVTANVALAMQQMAEGAQNQALKTDQAFKLIEEIMQATKETADKADVVNKSAIMGEQTSQLGLKTVAEVVKNMEEISSAASQTSRTIEVLSTRSQEISKSLSVITDIASQTNLLALNAAIEAARAGEAGRGFAVVAEEIRKLAESSRKSASEIGTLVDDVKKDTTTAATAISTMEGRVLKGKNATFEASAAFKNIATSSGETLRTSRDILTATEVQRTSIGDVVKYVEEVVAIAEQTATGTQQVAGTAQQLSTSMQELTTSSQRLTDIADDLQLGLSAFQLGDYVEAEPEPEPEPAPPVRRRIIARTSAHGQAPSNGAATNGHKPAGAPTAPAGRPAASPAAKPARAVRKTAAGAPEVPAPAPNGQPAAKARPKKVKPKAAGK
- a CDS encoding Ppx/GppA phosphatase family protein; its protein translation is MEFPLCKLAVIDIGSNAVRCQISAVLNYEGKFRLKRVEYVRYPMRLGEDVFATGQISPRKEEKFVKFLHSLKLLMEVHEVAHHLICATSAMRGATNGAAIATRVREELGLHIQVIDGQDEAFYINRVIEHLLEDNKHYLHIDVGGGSTEFNIYHDRRKVAAQSFEIGSIRRMQQEESGGPSTGAQDDLWARMEAWVRENARRYHVTRAIGTGGNINKLYTMSPAAPNKAVARRSLETILARLASLTMEERVNVAMLNPDRADVIIPAGHIYLSAMHWANVSSMIVPDIGLKDGMLQALFEEHFDEISPASGHPAHPPVPDVQNMPAGME
- a CDS encoding SIR2 family NAD-dependent protein deacylase, encoding MQHLVVLTGAGVSAESGIRTFRDTNGLWEDHRVEDVASPEGFARDPALVLDFYNQRRRQAKEVQPNAAHRALAGFEAHPGWRVSIITQNVDDLHERAGSTDVLHLHGMLNQMRTVADETTVYDCPDDIKLGDLGPDGAQLRPHIVWFGEMVPAIEEAAETVATADALLVVGTSLQVYPAAGLLHYAPAACPVFVIDPHQPPAGRRGVRYVVAPASTGVPEVLAELGAP